One genomic region from Conexibacter woesei DSM 14684 encodes:
- a CDS encoding MMPL family transporter: MRFLARLALRRPGPIPLLLVWAVALVAALLLAPSAREQLRETDLQIPGTTSTRAAELTQERFGGTIAMAVLLKAPPARAALLEREGPRIVARLARIDGVQVLSPWAPGGARVLREPRGEALLTLQVRKDFQQISDETTPAVQRVLDEAVRPPLRAELTGLAPLMRALNERSLDSLHRGELIALPVLFVMLLLIFRSPIAALVPLVAGLLVTRIGVALMGVIGERVAIDALALNMVTMIGLALGVDYSLLVVSRFREELAAGRPVAEAVEEVTVRAGRTVLFAGTALAVGMVGALLIAPGSLLVSATVGVLVATALAVLVALLAMPAGLVLLGRNVNRWQFGGERGGSPWVRIAGRALRRPGAAAFFVLLPLLVLSLPAIGLNTGPPHVANLPPDDPARMSYEAFERDRGAGWAAPFEVVFAAQGPITTTQRLRALKRFQQRASRLDGVAAVLGPADLLDRAALLRRATREALDSGSPIVRLERGLRSATGGTAELRDGLATGADGARQLADGLDRAAGGAGEIAGGVRGAAPQSQRLADGVARTGRGAERLTEGIGRAAPSVRTLQRNLDVLADSLAQADRDAPTKLFEPLDDAQTAIQSALRELGSISPAAAADPHVVRAREEVADALIRLGDLSLNLSSATTALNTDALAARELSRGVRRLRRGLRTLEQGSGRLDDGIAQTAAGAAALARGMRRLEGGTGALDAGLRALLDGPDGRGGARALAAGLEAAVAGTNRLGGGTQRMLDGVVRVRERNDRRQAQLRNSGTDADATIGSGYFVLAAIDGSEPQTRTNVAFATDAAGGGSTARVIVVPRGGPFDAGSPALQAALTREAKGTAAELDAHALVGGPAVLLDDFDSETTARFPFLVLALVVLTFVALLLLFRSVVLAFVAVALNLVTVGAALGVLVICFQGEAPLLGGPGYLDAIALSGIFAIVFGLSIDYEVFLISRLLEGRAVTGTTDGAIRYGLEKTATIITGAAVVMAAVFLAFALSPVTNTRQFGVGLTVAVLLDATVVRLILLPALVRLFGERTWPASVRISDRGSTPAE; the protein is encoded by the coding sequence ATGCGCTTCCTCGCCCGTCTCGCGCTCCGACGACCGGGGCCGATCCCGCTCCTGCTCGTGTGGGCGGTCGCGCTCGTCGCGGCGCTGCTGCTCGCTCCCAGCGCGCGCGAGCAGCTGCGCGAGACCGACCTCCAGATCCCCGGCACGACCTCGACGCGCGCCGCCGAGCTGACGCAGGAGAGATTCGGCGGGACGATCGCGATGGCGGTCCTGCTCAAGGCTCCGCCTGCCCGCGCCGCGCTGCTCGAGCGCGAGGGGCCGCGGATCGTCGCGCGGCTCGCCCGCATCGACGGCGTGCAGGTGCTCAGCCCGTGGGCGCCGGGCGGCGCGCGCGTGCTGCGCGAGCCGCGCGGCGAGGCGCTGCTGACGCTGCAGGTGCGCAAGGACTTCCAGCAGATCTCCGACGAGACGACGCCGGCCGTCCAGCGCGTGCTCGACGAGGCGGTGAGACCGCCGTTGAGAGCCGAGCTGACGGGGCTGGCGCCGCTGATGCGGGCGCTCAACGAGCGCTCACTCGACTCGCTGCACCGCGGCGAGCTGATCGCGCTGCCGGTCCTGTTCGTGATGCTGCTGTTGATCTTCCGCAGCCCGATCGCGGCGCTCGTGCCGCTCGTCGCGGGGCTGCTGGTGACGCGCATCGGCGTCGCGCTGATGGGCGTGATCGGCGAGCGCGTCGCGATCGACGCGCTCGCGCTCAACATGGTGACGATGATCGGGCTCGCGCTCGGCGTCGACTACTCGCTGCTCGTCGTCTCGCGCTTCCGCGAGGAGCTGGCCGCGGGCAGGCCGGTCGCCGAAGCGGTCGAGGAGGTGACGGTGCGCGCCGGGCGGACCGTCCTGTTCGCCGGCACGGCGCTCGCGGTCGGGATGGTCGGCGCGCTGCTGATCGCGCCTGGAAGCCTGCTCGTCTCGGCGACCGTCGGCGTGCTCGTCGCGACCGCGCTGGCGGTGCTCGTCGCGCTGCTGGCGATGCCGGCCGGGCTCGTGCTGCTCGGCCGCAACGTCAACCGCTGGCAGTTCGGCGGCGAGCGCGGCGGCAGTCCGTGGGTGCGGATCGCCGGTCGCGCGCTGCGCAGACCGGGAGCCGCCGCGTTCTTCGTGCTGCTGCCGCTGCTGGTCCTGTCGCTGCCGGCGATCGGGCTGAACACCGGCCCGCCGCATGTCGCCAACCTGCCGCCCGACGACCCCGCACGCATGAGCTACGAGGCGTTCGAGCGCGACCGCGGGGCCGGCTGGGCGGCGCCGTTCGAGGTCGTCTTCGCGGCGCAGGGGCCGATCACGACGACGCAGCGGCTGCGCGCGCTGAAGCGCTTCCAGCAGCGTGCGAGCAGACTCGACGGCGTCGCGGCGGTGCTCGGTCCGGCCGACCTGCTCGACCGCGCCGCGCTGCTGCGGCGCGCGACCCGCGAGGCGCTCGACAGCGGCTCGCCGATCGTGCGGCTGGAGCGCGGCCTGCGCAGCGCGACCGGCGGCACCGCGGAGCTGCGCGACGGGCTCGCGACCGGCGCCGACGGCGCGCGGCAGCTGGCGGACGGGCTCGACCGCGCGGCCGGCGGCGCGGGCGAGATTGCCGGCGGCGTGCGCGGCGCGGCGCCGCAGTCGCAGCGGCTCGCCGACGGCGTCGCGCGGACGGGGAGAGGGGCGGAGCGGCTGACCGAGGGGATCGGCAGAGCGGCGCCGAGCGTCAGAACGCTGCAAAGAAACCTCGACGTGCTGGCCGACTCGCTCGCGCAGGCCGACCGCGACGCGCCGACGAAGCTGTTCGAGCCGCTCGACGACGCGCAGACGGCGATCCAGTCGGCGCTGCGCGAGCTCGGCTCGATCTCGCCCGCGGCCGCCGCCGACCCGCACGTCGTCAGAGCGCGAGAGGAGGTCGCCGATGCGCTGATCCGGCTCGGCGACCTTTCGCTCAATCTCTCCTCGGCAACGACCGCGCTCAACACCGACGCGCTCGCCGCGCGCGAGCTGTCGAGAGGCGTCAGACGGTTGCGGCGCGGGCTCAGAACGCTGGAGCAAGGCAGCGGCCGGCTCGACGACGGGATCGCGCAGACGGCCGCCGGCGCCGCCGCGCTCGCACGTGGGATGCGGCGGCTGGAGGGCGGCACGGGTGCGCTCGACGCCGGGCTGCGGGCGCTGCTCGACGGACCCGACGGCCGCGGCGGCGCCCGCGCGCTGGCGGCCGGTCTGGAGGCGGCGGTCGCCGGTACCAACCGGCTCGGCGGCGGGACGCAGCGGATGCTCGACGGCGTCGTGCGCGTGCGCGAGCGCAACGACCGCCGGCAGGCGCAGCTGCGCAACAGTGGCACCGACGCGGACGCGACGATCGGCTCGGGCTACTTCGTGCTCGCGGCGATCGACGGCTCGGAGCCGCAGACGCGGACGAACGTCGCGTTCGCGACCGACGCCGCCGGCGGCGGCTCGACCGCGCGCGTGATCGTCGTGCCGCGCGGCGGCCCGTTCGACGCCGGCAGCCCGGCGCTGCAGGCGGCGTTGACGCGCGAAGCGAAGGGGACGGCCGCCGAGCTGGACGCGCACGCGCTCGTCGGCGGCCCGGCCGTTCTGCTCGACGACTTCGACAGCGAGACGACCGCGCGCTTCCCGTTCCTCGTGCTCGCGCTCGTCGTGCTGACGTTCGTCGCGCTGCTGCTGTTGTTCCGCTCGGTCGTGCTCGCGTTCGTGGCGGTCGCGCTGAACCTCGTGACGGTCGGCGCGGCGCTCGGCGTGCTGGTGATCTGCTTCCAGGGCGAGGCGCCGCTGCTCGGCGGCCCCGGCTATCTCGACGCGATTGCGTTGAGCGGGATCTTCGCGATCGTGTTCGGCCTCTCGATCGACTACGAGGTGTTCCTCATCAGCCGCCTGCTGGAAGGCCGCGCGGTCACCGGCACGACCGACGGGGCGATCCGCTACGGGCTGGAGAAGACGGCGACGATCATCACCGGCGCGGCGGTCGTGATGGCCGCCGTCTTCCTCGCCTTCGCGCTCTCGCCGGTCACCAACACGCGCCAGTTCGGGGTCGGCCTGACCGTCGCGGTGCTGCTCGACGCGACGGTCGTGCGGCTGATCCTGCTGCCGGCGTTGGTGCGCCTGTTCGGCGAGCGGACCTGGCCGGCTAGCGTCCGTATCTCGGACAGGGGTTCGACGCCTGCCGAGTGA
- a CDS encoding ABC transporter permease has product MSRALSSELLKLRTTRTTAALVGSALLLVLLIVGVASATGGFSDEPNPGSDLLSIASLTPLFALVLGILAFGSEFRHGTITPSLLVTPDRVRMLVAKLIVHFVAGLLLGLVTVVLALALIAGIFSVRDIETGLSGSEAVESIVGMALANAIYAALGVGLGALIRNQVGAIVGSLAYIFVVEQLIQVIPGVDTAVEKFGFNGLTSALSLTTGDSSNTLSQVPSGLLLTVYAAVFLIAGAAVLRRRDISA; this is encoded by the coding sequence GTGAGCCGCGCGCTCTCGAGCGAGCTGCTGAAGCTGCGTACGACGCGCACGACCGCCGCGCTCGTCGGCAGCGCGCTGCTGCTCGTGCTGCTGATCGTCGGCGTCGCGTCGGCCACCGGCGGCTTCTCGGACGAGCCGAACCCCGGCAGCGACCTGCTCAGCATCGCGTCGCTGACGCCGCTGTTCGCGCTCGTGCTCGGGATCCTCGCGTTCGGCAGCGAGTTCCGCCACGGCACGATCACGCCGTCGCTGCTCGTCACGCCGGATCGCGTGCGGATGCTCGTCGCGAAGCTGATCGTCCACTTCGTCGCGGGCCTGCTGCTGGGCCTGGTGACGGTCGTGCTGGCGCTCGCGCTGATCGCCGGGATCTTCTCGGTGCGCGACATAGAGACCGGCCTCAGCGGCTCCGAGGCGGTCGAGTCGATCGTCGGCATGGCGCTCGCGAACGCGATCTACGCCGCGCTCGGCGTCGGCCTCGGCGCGCTGATCCGCAACCAGGTCGGCGCGATCGTCGGCTCGCTCGCCTACATCTTCGTCGTCGAGCAGCTGATCCAGGTGATCCCGGGCGTCGACACGGCGGTCGAGAAGTTCGGCTTCAACGGCCTCACGAGCGCGCTGTCGCTGACGACCGGCGACTCTTCGAACACGCTCAGCCAGGTCCCGTCGGGGCTGCTGCTGACGGTCTACGCGGCGGTCTTCCTGATCGCGGGCGCCGCGGTCCTGCGCCGTCGCGACATCTCCGCCTAG
- a CDS encoding ABC transporter ATP-binding protein, producing MGNAIEVVGLSKRFGDKLAVDDLSFSVDFGRIVGFLGPNGAGKTTTLRALLGLINATDGTATIEGRAFTSLPEPAATVGAVLDGGMFHPGRSGRNHLRTLARASGVGDARVDELLELVQLKQDGGRRTKGYSLGMRQRLGLAAALLGDPRVLVLDEPANGLDPQGIRWLRDFLRSLAAEGRAVLVSSHVLAEVAQTADDVVVIHRGRSIMQAPLDQLMAQHAGGTRVAGPDAARLGELLRADGATVREDGGAAIVVGDRSGEQIGRVIAANAIVISELSPVAQSLEDVFFELTGTEGGPA from the coding sequence ATGGGGAACGCGATCGAAGTCGTCGGTCTCAGCAAGCGCTTCGGCGACAAGCTCGCCGTCGACGACCTCTCGTTCTCGGTCGACTTCGGCCGTATCGTCGGCTTCCTCGGCCCCAACGGCGCCGGCAAGACGACGACGCTGCGCGCGCTGCTGGGCCTGATCAACGCGACCGACGGCACGGCGACGATCGAGGGCAGAGCGTTCACGTCGCTGCCCGAGCCGGCCGCGACGGTCGGCGCGGTGCTCGACGGCGGCATGTTCCACCCCGGCCGCAGCGGCCGCAATCACCTGCGCACGCTCGCGCGCGCCTCCGGCGTCGGCGACGCGCGCGTCGACGAGCTGCTGGAGCTGGTCCAGCTCAAGCAGGACGGCGGCCGCCGCACGAAGGGCTACTCGCTCGGCATGCGCCAGCGGCTCGGGCTCGCCGCGGCGCTGCTCGGCGATCCGCGCGTGCTGGTGCTCGACGAGCCCGCGAACGGCCTCGACCCGCAGGGGATCCGCTGGCTGCGTGACTTCCTTCGCTCGCTCGCGGCGGAGGGGCGCGCGGTCCTGGTGTCCTCGCACGTGCTCGCCGAGGTCGCGCAGACCGCCGACGACGTCGTCGTGATCCATCGCGGCCGCTCGATCATGCAGGCGCCGCTGGACCAGCTGATGGCGCAGCACGCGGGCGGCACGCGCGTGGCGGGCCCCGACGCCGCGCGGCTCGGCGAGCTGCTGCGGGCCGACGGCGCGACGGTACGCGAGGACGGCGGCGCCGCGATCGTCGTCGGCGACCGCAGCGGTGAGCAGATCGGCCGCGTGATCGCCGCGAACGCGATCGTGATCTCCGAGCTGTCGCCGGTCGCGCAGTCGCTCGAGGACGTCTTCTTCGAGCTGACCGGGACCGAGGGGGGACCGGCGTGA
- a CDS encoding helix-turn-helix transcriptional regulator produces the protein MTDSLPMLEGRTEEVAQLDERIHSLRDGAAFALLVRGEAGVGKSTLIERALADGAHGMRILRARGHESDTEIPYAGLLELAAPLLPLRGALPQAQRAAIESAFALEPPTPHDRLAVPAGLLGLLARAAERQPLLAVVDDVHWLDDASRDAILFAARRLFAGGVGMLLAARDGAAPALDLTGLDELSLTGLDTTSALALLHRDASQLPRSVAEALVNATAGNPLALIELPSALTPAQLCGDAPLTDPLPASAAVERAYARQVAELPPPTRTALLVAAALHRGRVDLLTAALRRLELPEDVLAPAEQARIVTERDGDVVFRHPLLRAAVYHAAPSSERRSAHAALGAVATDPRVRAWHLAHAASGADEEVAAALEAAARDARARQGHAEAARAFARAAELSTDPAAQGRRALDAAQEHAVAGHVATALTLLETAAPSVGEELRPAVARLRGNLAMRRGEPLAAQRILEGEAQRAAAAGDHASAAVLLLESSISYTMTGDQNGMFSVLERASASAEIAGGQAALITRIMSMVSRMVAGETATLAGELTAIEPQLAALDLTGLGEPVGLFAQAATWSDPACGERVVELLISRYRDASAIGALPFPLTVRAMLHERRGRWAAAEADAEEAVRLAREIDQATISGFCLSTLALVEAGHGRAERARRHAREGLELTERAKALNLGTYALAALGRVELAADRPELAADWLGQADERARRLGWREPNVVQFAGDHVEALVRVGRTEDAVAALERLAADAELTGGAWAHAIVERGRMLLGGPDEIDTHAAAALAWHERDGQPFERARTELAWGERLRRRRRRMDARAPLERALASFRALGAEPWARRAADELAAAGGTRPDDGPPRGRDELSPHELKVALMVAHGMTNREVAAALFLSPKTIERHLSRIYRKLDVRSRTELARLLAADA, from the coding sequence AGGCGCAGCGGGCGGCGATCGAGAGCGCCTTCGCGCTCGAGCCGCCGACGCCGCACGACCGCCTCGCGGTCCCGGCGGGCCTGCTCGGCCTGCTCGCGCGCGCGGCGGAGCGCCAGCCGCTGCTCGCCGTCGTCGACGACGTCCACTGGCTCGATGACGCCTCGCGCGACGCGATCCTGTTCGCCGCCCGCCGGCTGTTCGCGGGCGGCGTCGGGATGCTGCTGGCCGCGCGCGACGGCGCCGCGCCCGCGCTCGACCTGACCGGGCTCGACGAGCTGTCCCTGACCGGCCTCGACACGACCAGCGCGCTGGCGCTGCTGCACCGCGACGCGTCGCAGCTGCCGCGCTCGGTCGCCGAGGCGCTCGTGAACGCGACCGCCGGCAACCCGCTCGCGCTGATCGAGCTGCCGAGCGCGCTGACGCCGGCGCAGCTGTGCGGGGACGCGCCGCTGACCGACCCGCTGCCGGCGAGCGCCGCCGTCGAGCGCGCGTACGCGCGGCAGGTCGCGGAGCTGCCGCCGCCGACGCGGACGGCGCTGCTCGTCGCGGCGGCGCTGCACCGCGGGCGCGTCGATCTGCTGACCGCCGCGCTGCGCCGCCTCGAGCTGCCCGAGGACGTACTCGCGCCGGCCGAGCAGGCGCGGATCGTGACCGAGCGCGACGGCGACGTCGTCTTTCGCCATCCGCTGCTGCGCGCCGCCGTCTACCACGCGGCGCCGAGCAGCGAGCGCCGCTCCGCGCATGCCGCGCTCGGCGCGGTTGCGACCGACCCGCGCGTGCGCGCGTGGCACCTCGCGCACGCCGCCTCCGGCGCCGACGAGGAGGTCGCGGCGGCGCTGGAGGCCGCCGCGCGCGACGCCCGCGCACGCCAGGGCCACGCCGAGGCGGCGCGCGCGTTCGCGCGCGCGGCGGAGCTGTCGACCGACCCTGCGGCGCAGGGCCGGCGCGCGCTCGACGCCGCGCAGGAGCACGCCGTCGCCGGCCACGTCGCGACCGCGCTGACGCTGCTGGAGACGGCGGCGCCGTCGGTCGGCGAGGAGCTGCGGCCGGCGGTCGCGCGGCTGCGCGGCAACCTCGCGATGCGCCGCGGCGAACCGCTCGCGGCACAGCGGATCCTCGAGGGCGAGGCACAGCGCGCCGCCGCCGCCGGCGACCACGCCAGCGCCGCGGTGCTGCTGCTGGAGTCGTCGATCTCCTACACGATGACGGGCGATCAGAACGGCATGTTCTCGGTGCTGGAGCGGGCGAGCGCGTCGGCTGAGATCGCCGGCGGGCAGGCGGCGCTGATCACGCGGATCATGTCGATGGTCTCGCGCATGGTCGCGGGCGAGACGGCGACGCTCGCCGGTGAGCTGACCGCGATCGAGCCGCAGCTCGCCGCGCTCGACCTGACCGGTCTCGGCGAGCCGGTCGGGCTGTTCGCGCAGGCGGCGACGTGGAGCGACCCGGCGTGCGGCGAGCGCGTAGTCGAGCTGCTGATCTCGCGCTACCGCGACGCGAGCGCGATCGGCGCGCTGCCGTTCCCGCTGACGGTGCGGGCGATGCTGCACGAGCGGCGCGGGCGGTGGGCGGCGGCAGAGGCCGACGCCGAGGAGGCGGTGCGGCTCGCGCGCGAGATCGACCAGGCGACGATCTCCGGCTTCTGCCTCTCGACGCTGGCGCTGGTCGAGGCTGGTCACGGCAGAGCGGAGCGCGCGCGCCGGCACGCGCGCGAGGGGCTGGAGCTGACCGAGCGCGCGAAGGCGCTCAACCTCGGGACCTACGCGCTCGCGGCGCTCGGCCGCGTCGAGCTGGCGGCGGACCGGCCCGAGCTGGCCGCCGACTGGCTCGGGCAGGCGGACGAGCGCGCCCGCCGGCTCGGCTGGCGGGAGCCGAACGTCGTGCAGTTCGCCGGCGACCACGTCGAGGCGCTGGTGCGAGTCGGCCGCACCGAGGACGCGGTCGCCGCGCTGGAGCGGCTCGCGGCCGACGCCGAGCTGACCGGCGGGGCGTGGGCGCACGCGATCGTCGAGCGCGGCCGCATGCTGCTCGGCGGTCCCGACGAGATCGACACGCACGCCGCCGCCGCGCTCGCGTGGCACGAGCGCGACGGCCAGCCGTTCGAGCGTGCGCGCACCGAGCTGGCGTGGGGCGAGCGGCTGCGCCGCCGCCGGCGGCGGATGGATGCGCGCGCACCGCTGGAACGCGCGCTCGCGAGCTTCCGCGCGCTCGGCGCCGAGCCGTGGGCGCGCCGCGCCGCCGACGAGCTGGCGGCGGCCGGCGGCACGCGCCCGGACGACGGCCCGCCGCGCGGCCGCGACGAGCTCAGCCCGCACGAGCTGAAGGTCGCGCTGATGGTCGCGCACGGGATGACGAACCGGGAGGTCGCGGCGGCGCTGTTCCTGTCGCCGAAGACGATCGAGCGCCATCTCAGCCGGATCTACCGCAAGCTCGACGTGCGCTCGCGCACCGAGTTGGCGCGTCTGTTGGCGGCCGACGCCTGA
- a CDS encoding DHA2 family efflux MFS transporter permease subunit, producing MSGPDSTAGPAAGAGGKPEPLERHVLVVAGVVVLGAVMTILDTTIVNVAIDTLARDFSVSLSTIQWVSTAYLLALATVIPLTGWAADRFGTKRLWMGSVALFVLGSALCGLAWSAESLIAFRVLQGIGGGMVMPAGMTVLAQTAGPQRVGRVMSIVGVPMLLGPILGPVIGGWLVDDASWRWIFYVNVPIGLIALPLAWRILDRDVPRPGEKLDLLGLALLSPGLALFVFGLAETSSSGGLGALDAWAPMVAGVLLIAAFCVHALRSPHPLIDLTLFKVRAFSAAAGVTVLFGTAMFGAMLLFPLYYQVVRGETALSAGLLMAPQGIGAAVMMPISGRIVDRGAAGWVVLSGLPLVALGYFTYTQLGADTSYVLLAGSLFVAGLGTGATMMPAMAAAYQTLSHAAVPRATTTLNILMRVGGSIGTALFAVVLQNQITDAVPRAAAGGGGESGLGALQAIPPAAREQVAPALADAFAHTFWFPVVLLLLGLIPALFLPRHKPEAPAEVGAPAGTAEPVAG from the coding sequence ATGTCAGGCCCCGACAGCACTGCAGGACCCGCCGCCGGCGCCGGCGGGAAGCCCGAACCACTCGAACGCCACGTCCTCGTGGTCGCCGGCGTCGTCGTCCTCGGCGCCGTCATGACGATCCTCGACACGACGATCGTCAACGTCGCGATCGACACGCTTGCGAGAGACTTCTCCGTCTCGCTGTCGACGATCCAATGGGTCTCGACCGCCTACCTGCTCGCGCTCGCGACCGTGATCCCGCTGACCGGCTGGGCGGCCGACCGCTTCGGCACCAAACGGCTGTGGATGGGCTCGGTCGCGCTGTTCGTGCTCGGCTCCGCCCTCTGCGGCCTCGCCTGGAGCGCCGAGTCGCTCATAGCGTTCCGCGTCCTGCAGGGGATCGGCGGCGGCATGGTGATGCCGGCCGGCATGACCGTGCTGGCGCAGACGGCCGGCCCGCAGCGCGTCGGGCGCGTGATGTCGATCGTCGGCGTGCCGATGCTGCTCGGCCCGATCCTCGGCCCCGTGATCGGCGGCTGGCTCGTCGACGACGCCTCGTGGCGCTGGATCTTCTACGTCAACGTCCCGATCGGCCTGATCGCGCTCCCGCTCGCCTGGCGGATCCTCGACAGAGACGTGCCGAGACCGGGCGAGAAGCTCGACCTGCTCGGCCTGGCGCTGCTCTCCCCCGGCCTCGCGCTGTTCGTCTTCGGCCTCGCCGAGACGTCGTCGAGCGGCGGCCTCGGCGCGCTTGACGCGTGGGCGCCGATGGTCGCCGGCGTGCTGCTGATCGCCGCCTTCTGCGTCCACGCGCTCCGCTCACCGCACCCGCTGATCGACCTCACCCTCTTCAAGGTGCGCGCCTTCTCGGCGGCTGCCGGCGTGACCGTCCTGTTCGGCACCGCGATGTTCGGCGCGATGCTGCTGTTCCCGCTCTACTATCAGGTGGTGCGCGGCGAGACGGCGCTCTCCGCCGGCCTGCTGATGGCCCCGCAGGGGATCGGCGCGGCGGTGATGATGCCGATCTCCGGGCGGATCGTCGACCGCGGCGCCGCCGGCTGGGTCGTGCTGAGCGGCCTGCCGCTCGTCGCGCTCGGGTACTTCACCTACACCCAGCTCGGCGCCGACACGAGCTACGTGCTGCTCGCGGGGTCGCTGTTCGTCGCCGGCCTCGGCACCGGCGCGACGATGATGCCGGCGATGGCGGCCGCCTACCAGACGCTCTCGCACGCGGCCGTCCCGCGCGCGACGACGACGCTCAACATCCTGATGCGCGTCGGCGGCTCGATCGGCACCGCGCTGTTCGCGGTCGTGCTGCAGAACCAGATCACCGACGCCGTGCCGCGCGCCGCCGCGGGCGGCGGCGGCGAGAGCGGCCTCGGCGCGCTGCAGGCGATCCCGCCGGCCGCGCGCGAGCAGGTCGCGCCCGCACTCGCGGACGCCTTCGCGCACACGTTCTGGTTCCCCGTCGTGCTGCTGCTGCTCGGCCTGATCCCGGCGCTGTTCCTGCCACGCCACAAGCCCGAGGCGCCAGCCGAGGTCGGCGCCCCTGCCGGCACGGCAGAGCCGGTGGCCGGCTGA
- a CDS encoding ABC transporter permease, with protein sequence MNWTAVPRGWVESFGDIVRFTMRMFGEVYGGRVFRFFGEALRQAGLLILSSTLVIWGLVFIIGLQCGIEGAYFTRGTGTPNYAGVFTAWCDLRELVPYAFGYMMAAKVGTGIVAEIGSMRITEEIDALEVMGISSMTFLCGTRLLASWMVLPFVYIGGVGAAFIASYLAVVVQIHEVSAGGYELIFWAFQNPTDLLYSLLKGAFMATGIVVVGCYYGYNASGGPVGVGTATAKSMVVNLVYVHLIGMMGTQLFWGANPRAPIGG encoded by the coding sequence ATGAACTGGACGGCGGTTCCGCGCGGCTGGGTCGAGAGCTTCGGCGACATCGTCCGCTTCACGATGCGGATGTTCGGCGAGGTCTACGGCGGCCGCGTCTTCCGCTTCTTCGGGGAGGCGCTGCGCCAGGCCGGCCTGCTGATCCTCTCCTCGACGCTCGTCATCTGGGGCCTGGTCTTCATCATCGGCCTGCAGTGCGGCATCGAGGGCGCGTACTTCACGCGCGGTACGGGGACGCCGAACTACGCCGGCGTCTTCACCGCCTGGTGCGACCTGCGCGAGCTGGTCCCGTACGCCTTCGGCTACATGATGGCCGCGAAGGTCGGCACCGGCATCGTGGCCGAGATCGGCTCGATGCGGATCACCGAGGAGATCGACGCGCTCGAGGTGATGGGCATCAGCTCGATGACGTTCCTCTGCGGTACGCGCCTGCTCGCCTCGTGGATGGTGCTCCCGTTCGTCTACATCGGAGGGGTCGGCGCGGCGTTCATTGCCTCCTACCTCGCGGTGGTGGTGCAGATCCACGAGGTCTCCGCAGGCGGCTACGAGCTGATCTTCTGGGCCTTCCAGAACCCGACAGACCTGCTGTACTCGCTGCTGAAAGGCGCCTTCATGGCGACCGGCATCGTCGTCGTCGGCTGTTACTACGGCTACAACGCCAGCGGCGGACCGGTGGGAGTCGGCACCGCGACGGCGAAGTCGATGGTCGTCAACCTCGTCTACGTGCACCTGATCGGCATGATGGGCACGCAGCTGTTCTGGGGCGCGAACCCACGAGCACCGATCGGCGGGTAG
- a CDS encoding type IV toxin-antitoxin system AbiEi family antitoxin domain-containing protein, whose amino-acid sequence MTGARFEDRRIDHGVRGRSDTAHPDHTIAALAARQHGVVSRGQLRDAGVTGRALDWRLTNGRLLRLHPGVYAAGHARLTRNGHWLAAVLATGPGAVLSHRSAAALHDLRPDNRRAIDVTTAAHRIGSARIVVHARRSLDARDVASVDGVPVTTVARTLVDLAEVVPPDQLTNALRAADRQRTFDLRAIEAALERTRGRRGSGHAVMHAALAEVRARAAQLTRSRWRAGASCASPTTT is encoded by the coding sequence GTGACCGGGGCGCGCTTCGAGGACCGTCGGATCGACCACGGTGTGCGTGGCCGATCCGACACTGCTCACCCTGACCACACCATCGCGGCGCTCGCGGCGAGGCAGCACGGCGTCGTCTCCCGCGGGCAGCTGCGCGACGCGGGCGTCACGGGCCGGGCGCTCGACTGGCGCCTCACGAACGGACGTCTGCTGAGGCTGCATCCCGGGGTCTACGCGGCCGGTCATGCGCGGCTCACACGCAACGGGCACTGGCTCGCCGCGGTCCTGGCGACCGGCCCCGGCGCGGTCCTCAGCCACCGCTCGGCGGCCGCGCTTCACGACCTGCGGCCCGACAACCGGCGCGCGATCGACGTCACGACGGCGGCCCATCGCATCGGCTCGGCACGGATCGTCGTCCACGCGCGCCGCTCGCTCGACGCTCGCGACGTCGCGAGCGTCGACGGCGTGCCCGTGACGACCGTCGCCCGCACGCTCGTCGACCTCGCGGAGGTCGTCCCGCCCGACCAGCTCACAAACGCGCTGCGCGCGGCCGACCGGCAGCGCACGTTCGACCTGCGCGCGATCGAGGCGGCGCTGGAGCGCACGCGCGGGCGGCGCGGGAGCGGGCACGCCGTGATGCACGCCGCGCTCGCGGAGGTGCGAGCGCGCGCCGCGCAGCTCACCCGCTCACGCTGGAGGGCTGGCGCGTCCTGCGCTTCACCCACGACGACGTGA